One genomic region from Epinephelus fuscoguttatus linkage group LG8, E.fuscoguttatus.final_Chr_v1 encodes:
- the LOC125892722 gene encoding uncharacterized protein LOC125892722 isoform X2 — translation MTHPVDYFFHSHPQSGQSAHTQESGDAGLSSNMEHSFTDYYNESSGPVADKGSFVMPIPKIEPDSFHYSVMVKKIWSQPSVLKHALYPKTRPVSAEEAFIKLPSQAVFQKPNFPPQDWSESSSEEKSDKVLKADILEKEPDAEVAGEERCTKMDTWGNPAKPKGPPVGPGSRRNGNQRRRRAAGRHWKLYLLCWVAFTCVPVSGGFPAKCFTCMDKDRCPKLLTIYETDQNNILFKRGLNNSLPECSVISPPGPMSCVVCQDQSNITIYCSEDVGKIDVEDIKGQIVDISPCCDQKQIPDRARNGLIVGGVLFLIVVVALVIYIGCHRKQRTESRQ, via the exons ATGACCCACCCAGTGGATTATTTTTTCCATTCTCATCCACAAA gCGGGCAGAGTGCACACACCCAGGAGAGCGG TGATGCTGGCCTTTCCTCCAACATGGAGCACAGCTTCACTGATTATTACAATGAAAGTAGTGGGCCTGTGGCAGATAAGGGCAGCTTTGTGATGCCAATTCCCAAGATCGAACCAGACAGCTTTCATTACTCTGTGATGGTGAAAAAGATCTGGTCACAGCCATCAGTGCTTAAGCATGCGCTTTATCCAAAGACACGCCCTGTGTCTGCTGAGGAGGCGTTTATTAAACTGCCATCTCAGGCTGTGTTTCAAAAACCCAACTTTCCACCTCAGGATTGGTCAGAGAGCAGCTCAGAGGAGAAGAGTGACAAAGTTTTGAAAGCAGACATTTTAGAGAAGGAACCTGATGCAGAGGTCGCAGGAGAagaacgctgcactaagatggATACTTGGGGAAACCCAGCAAAACCAAAAGGTCCACCAGTGGGTCCTGGAAGCAGGAGAAACGGCAACCAACGCAGGAGAAGAGCTGCTGGGAGGCACTggaaat TGTATCTGCTATGTTGGGTGGCATTCACATGTGTTCCTGTCTCTGGGGGTTTTCCTG CTAAGTGTTTCACCTGCATGGACAAGGACAGATGCCCAAAGTTGCTGACCATATATGAGACTGATCAGAACAATATTTTGTTCAAGAGAGGCCTCAATAACTCATTACCAGAATGCTCCGTAATCTCTCCACCTGGTCCTATGAGTTGTGTGGTGTGCCAGGACCAATCCAACATTACCATCTACTGTTCAGAGGATGTCGGAAAAATCGACGTGGAAGATATTAAAGGACAAATAGTGGACATCTCTCCATGCT gTGACCAGAAGCAGATCCCCGACCGTGCACGTAATGGACTCATTGTTGGCGGTG TCCTCTTTTTGATTGTGGTGGTAGCGCTGGTGATCTACATT GGCtgccacagaaaacaaag GACTGAGAGCCGCCAGTGA
- the LOC125892722 gene encoding uncharacterized protein LOC125892722 isoform X1 codes for MTHPVDYFFHSHPQSGQSAHTQESGDAGLSSNMEHSFTDYYNESSGPVADKGSFVMPIPKIEPDSFHYSVMVKKIWSQPSVLKHALYPKTRPVSAEEAFIKLPSQAVFQKPNFPPQDWSESSSEEKSDKVLKADILEKEPDAEVAGEERCTKMDTWGNPAKPKGPPVGPGSRRNGNQRRRRAAGRHWKLYLLCWVAFTCVPVSGGFPAKCFTCMDKDRCPKLLTIYETDQNNILFKRGLNNSLPECSVISPPGPMSCVVCQDQSNITIYCSEDVGKIDVEDIKGQIVDISPCCTKSGEAASPSPSPVNATDYMKQGDQKQIPDRARNGLIVGGVLFLIVVVALVIYIGCHRKQRTESRQ; via the exons ATGACCCACCCAGTGGATTATTTTTTCCATTCTCATCCACAAA gCGGGCAGAGTGCACACACCCAGGAGAGCGG TGATGCTGGCCTTTCCTCCAACATGGAGCACAGCTTCACTGATTATTACAATGAAAGTAGTGGGCCTGTGGCAGATAAGGGCAGCTTTGTGATGCCAATTCCCAAGATCGAACCAGACAGCTTTCATTACTCTGTGATGGTGAAAAAGATCTGGTCACAGCCATCAGTGCTTAAGCATGCGCTTTATCCAAAGACACGCCCTGTGTCTGCTGAGGAGGCGTTTATTAAACTGCCATCTCAGGCTGTGTTTCAAAAACCCAACTTTCCACCTCAGGATTGGTCAGAGAGCAGCTCAGAGGAGAAGAGTGACAAAGTTTTGAAAGCAGACATTTTAGAGAAGGAACCTGATGCAGAGGTCGCAGGAGAagaacgctgcactaagatggATACTTGGGGAAACCCAGCAAAACCAAAAGGTCCACCAGTGGGTCCTGGAAGCAGGAGAAACGGCAACCAACGCAGGAGAAGAGCTGCTGGGAGGCACTggaaat TGTATCTGCTATGTTGGGTGGCATTCACATGTGTTCCTGTCTCTGGGGGTTTTCCTG CTAAGTGTTTCACCTGCATGGACAAGGACAGATGCCCAAAGTTGCTGACCATATATGAGACTGATCAGAACAATATTTTGTTCAAGAGAGGCCTCAATAACTCATTACCAGAATGCTCCGTAATCTCTCCACCTGGTCCTATGAGTTGTGTGGTGTGCCAGGACCAATCCAACATTACCATCTACTGTTCAGAGGATGTCGGAAAAATCGACGTGGAAGATATTAAAGGACAAATAGTGGACATCTCTCCATGCT GCACAAAGAGTGGAGAAGCAGCCAGTCCCTCACCCTCTCCTGTTAATGCTACTGACTACATGAAACAAG gTGACCAGAAGCAGATCCCCGACCGTGCACGTAATGGACTCATTGTTGGCGGTG TCCTCTTTTTGATTGTGGTGGTAGCGCTGGTGATCTACATT GGCtgccacagaaaacaaag GACTGAGAGCCGCCAGTGA